In one Gemmatimonadota bacterium genomic region, the following are encoded:
- a CDS encoding FAD-binding protein, with amino-acid sequence MRPDHFRGTFRDDLPARAVYSESAGIARIVPAAVAVPADGDDLVALVRWAARSNTPLIPRGSGTSMANGAVGEGVLLDCSRFNSIGAADRATGTIACGPGALRDALNTAAAHAGLWFPVDPSSGAYCTIGGMCATNAAGAHSLRYGPTRAWVHGLDCVFADGSRAWIRRGQPAPRHIPAVAEFLDRVAPRLADARFALTHSGVRKESSGYALDDFAASGELVDLLVGSEGTLAVFVGVELALLPADQATASLLASFDALEDAVSAATRCTELGARAVELLDRTFLDVVRQGSALDVPESSEAVLLIEAEGARGELAEDRMRALAACCRGSGATFVVEAPHTEAATALWAIRHAASPILARLDPNLASLQLVEDGAVPPDHFPQYIRGVRAIFARHGFRCVIFGHAGDAHAHVNALVDVREPAWRPRLGAVLTEVTALVAQLGGTIAAEHGDGRLRAPLLPRLWSPLAMELFRATKRAFDPAGILNPGVIIAAEGARPFDQIKYDPTLAPLPEEAAAALATVVRERRWSAFRLGLVAQATT; translated from the coding sequence GTGCGCCCCGATCACTTCCGCGGCACCTTCCGCGACGACCTCCCCGCGCGAGCGGTGTACAGCGAAAGCGCCGGCATTGCGCGCATCGTGCCGGCTGCCGTGGCGGTGCCCGCCGACGGCGACGATTTGGTGGCACTCGTGCGATGGGCCGCGCGCTCCAACACTCCGCTGATCCCGCGCGGCAGCGGCACCTCGATGGCCAATGGCGCCGTGGGTGAGGGAGTGCTGCTGGACTGCTCTCGCTTTAACTCCATTGGCGCCGCCGACCGTGCGACCGGCACCATTGCCTGCGGACCGGGCGCATTGCGCGATGCGTTGAACACAGCAGCCGCGCATGCCGGGCTCTGGTTTCCGGTGGATCCGTCGAGCGGCGCGTATTGCACCATCGGTGGCATGTGTGCGACGAACGCAGCCGGCGCCCATTCCCTGCGATACGGTCCGACACGCGCTTGGGTGCATGGACTCGACTGCGTCTTCGCAGACGGGAGCCGTGCGTGGATCCGACGCGGCCAACCGGCGCCGCGCCACATCCCCGCGGTCGCCGAGTTTCTTGACCGCGTGGCCCCGCGACTCGCCGACGCCCGATTCGCCCTCACGCATTCTGGCGTCCGCAAGGAATCCAGCGGGTACGCGCTCGACGATTTTGCCGCGAGCGGCGAACTGGTCGACTTGCTTGTGGGCAGCGAAGGCACACTCGCGGTGTTTGTGGGCGTCGAGCTGGCGCTCTTGCCCGCCGATCAAGCCACCGCGAGCCTGCTCGCGTCGTTCGACGCGCTCGAAGACGCGGTCTCCGCCGCCACGCGGTGCACCGAGCTGGGCGCGCGCGCCGTGGAGTTGCTCGACCGCACCTTTCTCGATGTGGTACGGCAAGGCTCGGCGCTGGACGTGCCCGAGTCGTCCGAAGCGGTGCTGCTCATTGAGGCGGAAGGTGCACGCGGCGAACTCGCCGAGGATCGCATGCGGGCACTCGCCGCCTGCTGCCGCGGTAGCGGGGCGACCTTCGTGGTGGAAGCGCCGCACACCGAGGCCGCCACGGCGTTGTGGGCCATACGCCACGCCGCCAGCCCGATTCTCGCGCGGCTCGATCCGAATCTTGCGTCGCTACAGCTGGTGGAGGATGGCGCGGTACCACCCGATCACTTTCCGCAGTACATCCGTGGCGTACGCGCCATCTTTGCGCGCCATGGCTTTCGCTGCGTGATCTTCGGCCATGCCGGCGATGCACACGCCCATGTGAACGCCCTCGTGGACGTGCGTGAACCCGCGTGGCGTCCGCGGCTCGGCGCCGTCCTCACCGAGGTGACTGCGCTGGTGGCGCAGTTGGGCGGCACGATTGCTGCCGAACATGGCGATGGGCGGCTCCGTGCACCCTTGCTCCCCAGACTGTGGAGCCCGCTGGCGATGGAGCTGTTTCGCGCCACCAAACGCGCCTTTGATCCGGCTGGCATCCTGAACCCCGGGGTGATTATCGCTGCGGAGGGCGCACGGCCGTTTGACCAGATCAAGTACGACCCGACGCTGGCCCCTCTTCCTGAGGAGGCGGCGGCGGCCCTCGCGACGGTGGTGCGCGAGCGGCGTTGGTCCGCCTTTCGGCTTGGCCTCGTCGCACAGGCAACTACCTGA
- the thyX gene encoding FAD-dependent thymidylate synthase, with translation MPEFFDAPRISVLARPTFAEPAHLPVNWMGESTDGERLAEFAGRLCYMSQKNPAKRDTREYLENIKKQGHGSVLEHASYSLLLEGISRSLTHELVRHRAGFAYSQLSQRYVDESDAAFVIPPAIIGDATLLAAWKAQVESAQTTYVALVDQLMTKYSWVEDKVHRRKMSREAARGVLPNSTETKIVVTGNARAWRTMLELRSSEAAEFEIRRMAVAVLRVLQHEAPGFFADFEIYTAGDRAEAARISYHKV, from the coding sequence ATGCCTGAGTTCTTTGACGCTCCTCGTATTTCCGTGCTCGCGCGCCCGACCTTTGCCGAGCCCGCGCATCTCCCTGTGAATTGGATGGGAGAGAGCACCGATGGTGAACGCCTCGCAGAGTTTGCCGGCCGTCTTTGCTACATGAGCCAGAAGAATCCGGCCAAGCGCGACACCCGCGAGTATCTCGAGAACATCAAGAAGCAGGGGCACGGCAGCGTGTTGGAACACGCGTCGTACTCGTTGCTCCTCGAGGGGATTTCGCGCTCTCTCACGCACGAACTGGTGCGGCACCGTGCGGGCTTTGCGTACTCACAGCTCTCGCAGCGGTATGTAGACGAGAGCGACGCGGCCTTTGTGATTCCGCCCGCCATCATCGGTGACGCAACGCTGCTGGCCGCCTGGAAGGCGCAGGTCGAAAGCGCGCAGACCACGTACGTGGCGCTCGTCGATCAACTGATGACCAAGTACAGCTGGGTGGAAGACAAGGTGCACCGCCGCAAAATGTCGCGCGAAGCGGCGCGCGGCGTGCTGCCCAATTCCACCGAAACGAAGATCGTCGTGACGGGCAACGCCCGCGCCTGGCGCACCATGCTCGAACTGCGGTCGAGCGAAGCCGCCGAGTTCGAGATTCGCCGGATGGCCGTGGCCGTGCTCCGCGTGCTGCAGCACGAAGCGCCGGGGTTCTTTGCGGACTTTGAGATTTATACGGCGGGAGACCGCGCGGAAGCGGCGCGGATTTCGTACCACAAGGTGTGA